Proteins encoded within one genomic window of Haematospirillum jordaniae:
- a CDS encoding methyltransferase domain-containing protein encodes MNTIAWKQKVARRFNDAATTYDTAAAIQRNIATTLAENLKATNLPSHPVVLEVGCGTGFLTEQLAPILRPALWQATDVAPSMVQACLRRMQPHAINVNGRCMDGEWPDLPPQSVDLVVSNMTAQWFSDCPVALQRLYSLLRPGGVLAITLPGSQTFAEWRSLCSQAGVQAPAPLGPNQDTLAMNLPHAHISAHSVPMSCANLFEFLNHLRHTGARTAPQQAVPMTVSQMRRLMRITQGHPLTMTYEILTVIWSRP; translated from the coding sequence ATGAACACGATCGCCTGGAAACAGAAGGTTGCCCGGCGTTTCAATGATGCGGCAACAACCTATGATACCGCCGCCGCCATCCAGCGCAACATTGCAACAACCCTTGCTGAAAACCTGAAGGCTACTAACCTGCCCTCCCACCCTGTTGTTCTGGAAGTCGGGTGTGGAACCGGTTTCCTGACCGAACAGCTTGCACCGATCCTTCGCCCTGCCCTGTGGCAAGCTACAGATGTTGCGCCATCTATGGTTCAGGCCTGTCTGCGCCGCATGCAGCCCCATGCCATAAATGTGAATGGCCGGTGCATGGATGGAGAATGGCCGGACCTTCCCCCGCAATCGGTCGATCTTGTGGTGTCGAACATGACAGCACAGTGGTTCTCTGATTGTCCCGTGGCTTTACAGCGGCTTTACAGTTTATTGCGTCCCGGAGGAGTTCTGGCAATAACCCTGCCCGGATCGCAGACATTCGCCGAGTGGAGATCCCTGTGCAGTCAGGCCGGCGTACAAGCGCCCGCACCCCTAGGGCCAAATCAGGATACATTGGCCATGAACCTGCCCCATGCGCATATCTCCGCACATAGTGTGCCGATGTCCTGTGCAAACCTGTTCGAGTTTCTTAACCATCTGCGCCATACCGGGGCCCGTACAGCCCCACAACAAGCAGTACCCATGACCGTATCCCAGATGCGTCGCCTGATGCGCATAACGCAGGGGCACCCCCTGACCATGACCTATGAAATCCTGACTGTTATATGGAGCCGACCATGA
- the bioD gene encoding dethiobiotin synthase, with product MKTEFRGFFVTGTDTDVGKTVACACLVKATGALYWKPVQSGTDDLPGGDTATVANLTGHHPDDFPAPVFSFKAALSPDQAARLEGKTIEPAQLENRLPSKRPLIVEGAGGLMVPLTDQVMMIDIIKRLGLPVIIIARTGLGTINHTLLSLEALKVRHIPVAGVLFCGPDNPDNINTIKRLGQVPVIGHIPVLSPLGRTSIRHAAETLDLSAWM from the coding sequence ATGAAGACAGAATTCCGCGGCTTTTTTGTCACTGGCACCGATACAGATGTCGGGAAAACCGTTGCCTGTGCTTGCCTAGTCAAGGCAACAGGTGCACTGTACTGGAAGCCGGTGCAGTCCGGCACCGATGATCTGCCGGGCGGAGATACAGCAACAGTAGCCAACCTGACAGGCCATCACCCGGATGATTTCCCTGCGCCTGTTTTCTCTTTCAAGGCTGCACTATCACCAGATCAAGCAGCTCGGCTTGAAGGGAAAACCATTGAACCAGCGCAATTGGAGAACAGGCTTCCCTCCAAACGCCCCCTGATCGTTGAGGGCGCCGGTGGCCTGATGGTGCCCCTGACCGATCAGGTCATGATGATCGATATCATAAAAAGATTGGGGTTACCCGTTATCATCATCGCCCGTACAGGACTGGGAACAATCAACCATACCCTGCTCAGCCTGGAAGCACTCAAGGTACGCCATATCCCTGTTGCAGGGGTTCTGTTCTGCGGGCCGGACAACCCGGACAATATCAATACAATCAAGCGACTTGGACAGGTTCCCGTAATTGGCCATATTCCCGTACTCTCCCCTCTGGGCCGGACATCCATCCGGCACGCAGCAGAAACCCTTGACCTTTCGGCCTGGATGTAA
- a CDS encoding adenosylmethionine--8-amino-7-oxononanoate transaminase — MMMDMETSSLIALDRAHLWHPFTQAMTAPDAIPIRSASGAVLTTTDGRHILDLISSWWVNLHGHAHPAIARAVAEQAATLEHVIFAGFTHEPAIRLASRLAALLPDPLSRVFFSDNGSTAVEVAMKMAFQHATNKGEKQRTRFLAFEGGYHGDTIGAMSAGASSNFFRAWKQLLFPVDIMPIACHDSSIGHDLIDISEQRALKALEAHLDQYGQTTVAALIEPLVQGACGMRMHRPAFLHAVTERLRHHGIMVIFDEVMTGFGRTGDLFACVKAGVAPDFICLSKGLTGGFMPLSATVTSDAVYQAFMGDSVDRAFLHGHSFTANPLGCAAALASLDLLITDACKDARHQIERFHRSTLADIVAGSTLTRRFRVTGTIAAFDLECADPGYASSLAPRLRDLFLQAGMLIRPLGNTVYLLPPYCITNDQMEKVATSVRAVLQTLEEEAPRPRTAPVPVPAFDMF, encoded by the coding sequence ATGATGATGGATATGGAAACCAGCAGCCTGATTGCCCTAGACCGAGCCCACCTGTGGCATCCCTTCACCCAGGCCATGACAGCTCCGGATGCCATACCCATACGGTCTGCATCAGGGGCCGTTCTGACAACGACGGATGGGCGCCATATCTTGGACCTGATTTCATCGTGGTGGGTCAATCTGCATGGGCATGCGCATCCCGCCATAGCCCGTGCCGTAGCAGAACAGGCTGCAACGCTGGAACACGTGATCTTTGCGGGATTTACGCACGAGCCAGCCATACGCTTGGCCAGTCGCCTTGCTGCACTGCTACCAGACCCATTATCCCGCGTTTTCTTCTCTGACAATGGCTCAACAGCCGTAGAAGTTGCGATGAAAATGGCTTTCCAGCATGCAACTAACAAAGGAGAAAAGCAGCGGACCCGGTTCTTGGCCTTCGAGGGCGGATATCATGGTGACACCATTGGGGCCATGTCAGCCGGGGCCTCGTCAAACTTCTTCCGGGCCTGGAAGCAACTTCTGTTTCCAGTAGATATCATGCCGATTGCTTGCCATGATTCCTCCATCGGGCATGATCTGATCGATATCAGCGAACAGCGCGCCCTGAAAGCGCTGGAAGCCCATCTTGACCAATATGGACAGACAACGGTCGCAGCCCTGATCGAACCTTTGGTTCAAGGGGCCTGCGGCATGCGCATGCACCGCCCGGCATTTCTGCATGCTGTCACAGAGCGCCTGCGCCATCACGGTATCATGGTTATCTTTGATGAGGTCATGACAGGTTTCGGACGAACCGGAGATCTGTTTGCATGCGTTAAGGCAGGAGTTGCACCTGATTTCATATGCCTGTCCAAGGGCCTGACCGGTGGCTTTATGCCCCTGTCCGCTACGGTAACCAGTGATGCTGTTTACCAAGCTTTTATGGGCGATTCGGTAGACCGTGCCTTCCTGCACGGGCACTCTTTTACGGCAAACCCGCTGGGGTGTGCTGCCGCCTTGGCATCACTGGATCTTCTGATAACAGATGCCTGCAAGGATGCACGCCACCAGATTGAAAGATTCCACCGTAGTACATTGGCAGACATTGTGGCTGGAAGCACGTTGACGCGGCGCTTCCGGGTTACCGGGACCATTGCAGCCTTTGATCTGGAATGCGCCGATCCTGGCTATGCATCATCCTTGGCACCACGGTTGAGAGACCTGTTCCTGCAAGCCGGTATGCTCATCCGCCCCTTGGGCAACACGGTCTACCTGCTTCCACCGTACTGCATCACCAATGATCAGATGGAGAAGGTAGCCACGTCAGTCAGGGCTGTGCTGCAAACACTGGAAGAAGAGGCACCAAGACCAAGAACGGCACCTGTGCCTGTTCCTGCTTTTGACATGTTCTGA
- a CDS encoding methyl-accepting chemotaxis protein: MFFSRYDNDFIQMLSRATLDALPDAVMIADSETLTIQFANKRSMEILAPLERWLPVPLSSLIGTSIDAFHKNPAHQRALLADPSNLPHRAIVSLGAHKLELKLSAIYDGKGRYVAICLTWSLATEHLRVEAENNARLQMLDLMPVNIILCNKNGIITYTNKRSRETLKKIEHLLPCKAEEVIGKSYDIFHRRPEYQRQIIEKLGDRQHRAVVHVGDEAMDLRVNPVKDHAGAVIGTMVTWSLVTEQERLTNMVTELASKVNTISTDLKIQATEGAAAAEETSNQAASVMAAVEQLSVSINEISARLCDAARISHETREEMRQMLDQVYAMDEASTQIDAVISMIAAIAAQTKVLALNAAIEASRAGFEGKKFAVVAEEVHSLAHQAAESAVSVGDRIGLLKDTTKASQDIAHHLMEQVENLSEISAAIAASVEEQSAATSEISGNVAHVCTAIDTTSKASSSTLAAARELDQRSGKLEGIIKDLMNMDER, from the coding sequence ATGTTTTTTTCCAGATATGACAACGATTTTATCCAGATGCTGTCGCGTGCAACACTGGATGCACTGCCCGATGCAGTCATGATTGCTGACAGTGAAACCCTGACCATTCAGTTTGCCAACAAGCGCAGTATGGAGATTCTTGCTCCTCTGGAGAGGTGGCTGCCGGTTCCTCTCAGCAGTCTGATCGGCACTAGTATTGATGCGTTTCATAAAAATCCTGCTCATCAGCGTGCCTTGCTTGCAGATCCGAGTAATCTGCCACACCGGGCTATCGTGTCTTTGGGGGCGCACAAGCTGGAACTGAAGCTTTCAGCCATTTACGATGGCAAGGGGCGCTATGTTGCAATCTGTCTTACATGGTCGTTGGCGACAGAGCACCTGCGTGTGGAAGCAGAAAATAACGCACGTTTGCAGATGCTGGACCTCATGCCCGTAAACATTATTCTCTGTAACAAGAATGGCATTATAACGTACACAAACAAGAGGAGTCGCGAGACCCTGAAGAAGATAGAACATCTCCTGCCCTGTAAGGCCGAGGAGGTGATTGGGAAGAGCTATGACATCTTTCACCGCCGCCCAGAATATCAAAGGCAGATTATAGAAAAGCTTGGTGACCGGCAGCACCGTGCAGTTGTACACGTCGGGGACGAGGCAATGGACCTTCGCGTCAACCCGGTCAAGGATCATGCAGGGGCTGTGATCGGTACCATGGTGACGTGGTCGCTCGTCACCGAGCAAGAGCGTCTTACCAACATGGTCACGGAGCTGGCCTCCAAGGTTAATACCATATCGACAGACCTGAAGATTCAGGCGACAGAAGGTGCTGCTGCTGCGGAGGAAACATCCAACCAGGCGGCGTCTGTGATGGCAGCCGTGGAGCAGCTCAGCGTATCCATCAATGAAATCAGTGCCCGTTTGTGTGATGCGGCCCGCATCAGCCATGAAACCAGGGAAGAGATGCGGCAGATGTTAGATCAAGTGTATGCCATGGATGAGGCATCGACGCAGATTGATGCGGTTATTTCTATGATTGCTGCGATTGCCGCTCAAACAAAAGTCTTGGCATTGAATGCTGCCATAGAGGCGTCGCGTGCTGGTTTCGAGGGCAAGAAGTTTGCCGTTGTTGCCGAAGAAGTTCATTCCCTAGCGCACCAGGCAGCGGAATCTGCGGTCTCTGTTGGTGATCGCATTGGTCTCCTGAAGGATACAACAAAAGCATCCCAAGACATTGCCCATCATCTGATGGAGCAGGTTGAGAACCTGTCGGAGATCTCTGCAGCCATTGCTGCCTCTGTCGAGGAGCAGAGTGCAGCTACATCAGAAATCAGCGGTAACGTTGCGCATGTATGTACCGCGATCGATACCACCAGCAAAGCCTCCAGCTCTACACTGGCAGCGGCCAGGGAGCTGGATCAGCGCAGCGGCAAGCTGGAGGGAATTATCAAGGACCTGATGAATATGGACGAGCGCTGA
- a CDS encoding Tex family protein: MSTIASLIAQDLGCRESQVNATIDLLATGATVPFIARYRKEATGGLDDAQLRFLEERLGYLRDLEDRRNTILKSIDSQGKLTADLHAKIDSADTKAKLEDIYLPYRPKRRTKATTAREAGLEPLANALLENPGHDPEIKARSFVDADKGIANPAEALEGARHILIERFAEHAELVGTLREMMWSEGILFSNVIKGKTDQGNKFTDYFDHREPVRHIAGHRALAMFRGAAEGILRLSLRHPDSDEKTGDSETCLRCIASRFGIGNKGRPGDPWLVETVRAAWKNKLSGHIETDITTRLREKAEKEAIQVFAANLKDVLMAAPAGMRTTLALDPGYRTGVKVAVIDQTGKVLETTTIYPHEPRKQWNESLEALGRLVIKHQVQLIAVGNGTASRETDTLANELIRQLPEQRTTKVTVSEAGASVYSASAWASQELPDLDVSLRGAVSIGRRLQDPLAELVKIDPKSIGVGQYQHDLSQPELARALDVVVEDAVNAVGVDLNTASVPLLSRVAGLSERLAENIVAFRDSNGAFRNRQTLLKVTGLGPKTFEQCAGFLRIFNGDEPLDASAVHPEAYSVVQSILTVAKTTITHVIGNLPLLHTLRPESFANDRFGTPTVIDILKELEKPGRDPRPEFRTAQFRDGVEKVADLEPGMILEGTITNVANFGAFVDIGVHQDGLIHISALSDRFVKDPRSVVKVGDVVKVKVLDVDLQRKRIALTRRMDEEPGKTRNQPRTPGLDETRKTPRAHQKGKDNTTSQNTDNALAHALAKAGWKTKQNKKEPRS; encoded by the coding sequence ATGTCGACTATTGCCTCCTTGATTGCACAGGATCTCGGCTGTCGGGAATCTCAGGTTAATGCTACAATTGATCTTCTTGCTACAGGAGCAACCGTTCCTTTTATTGCCCGCTACCGCAAGGAAGCAACAGGCGGGCTGGACGATGCACAGCTCCGCTTTCTGGAAGAGCGACTGGGATACTTGCGTGACCTAGAGGACAGGCGAAACACCATCCTCAAGAGTATCGACAGCCAAGGCAAACTAACCGCTGACCTGCACGCCAAAATTGACAGTGCCGATACAAAGGCCAAGCTGGAGGATATCTACCTCCCCTATCGCCCCAAGCGCCGTACCAAAGCCACCACAGCCCGCGAAGCCGGGCTTGAGCCATTGGCCAATGCTCTTCTTGAAAACCCGGGACACGATCCTGAAATCAAGGCCCGCAGCTTTGTTGATGCTGACAAGGGAATTGCAAACCCTGCAGAGGCGCTGGAAGGGGCACGCCACATCCTGATTGAACGGTTCGCAGAACACGCAGAACTCGTCGGAACCCTGCGGGAGATGATGTGGTCTGAAGGGATTTTATTCTCCAATGTTATCAAAGGGAAAACCGATCAGGGAAACAAGTTTACCGATTACTTTGATCATCGCGAGCCCGTACGCCACATAGCAGGCCACCGCGCGCTGGCCATGTTCAGGGGCGCCGCAGAAGGTATTCTCCGTCTGTCATTACGGCATCCGGACAGTGACGAGAAAACAGGAGACAGCGAAACCTGCCTGCGTTGTATTGCCAGCCGCTTCGGCATTGGCAACAAGGGACGCCCCGGTGATCCGTGGCTTGTCGAGACCGTGCGGGCCGCATGGAAAAACAAGCTGTCCGGACATATTGAAACAGACATAACCACACGCCTGCGTGAAAAAGCAGAAAAAGAAGCGATACAAGTCTTTGCTGCCAATCTGAAAGATGTGTTGATGGCAGCCCCGGCAGGTATGCGGACAACACTGGCCCTGGACCCGGGGTACCGTACAGGGGTAAAGGTCGCAGTTATCGACCAGACCGGGAAGGTACTTGAAACAACAACAATCTACCCGCATGAGCCCCGTAAACAATGGAATGAATCGTTGGAAGCGCTGGGCCGCTTGGTCATCAAACATCAGGTACAGCTGATCGCGGTCGGCAACGGCACCGCAAGCCGTGAAACTGATACATTGGCTAACGAACTGATCCGACAGCTGCCGGAACAGCGGACCACCAAGGTTACGGTGAGCGAGGCTGGTGCCAGCGTATACTCTGCTTCAGCTTGGGCATCACAGGAACTGCCGGATCTTGATGTCTCGCTTCGCGGTGCGGTCTCCATAGGACGACGCCTGCAGGATCCCCTTGCAGAACTGGTCAAGATCGACCCCAAAAGTATCGGCGTTGGCCAGTACCAGCACGATTTGTCTCAGCCGGAACTGGCCCGGGCACTGGATGTGGTTGTTGAAGATGCCGTTAACGCTGTTGGCGTGGACCTGAATACAGCCTCGGTCCCCCTCCTCAGTCGTGTGGCCGGCCTCTCGGAACGACTGGCCGAGAATATTGTCGCCTTCCGCGACAGCAACGGTGCATTCAGGAACCGTCAGACCTTGCTGAAAGTAACAGGGCTGGGGCCAAAGACTTTTGAACAGTGCGCCGGCTTCCTGCGCATTTTCAATGGCGATGAGCCCCTAGATGCATCGGCGGTTCATCCGGAAGCCTATTCCGTTGTGCAAAGCATACTGACCGTTGCCAAGACCACCATCACGCATGTGATTGGCAATCTTCCCCTGCTCCATACGTTGCGGCCGGAATCCTTTGCCAACGATCGCTTTGGTACCCCGACCGTCATCGACATTCTGAAGGAACTGGAAAAACCCGGACGCGATCCGCGACCAGAATTCAGAACAGCGCAGTTCCGCGACGGCGTGGAGAAAGTGGCCGATCTTGAACCCGGCATGATTCTCGAAGGAACCATTACCAACGTTGCCAACTTCGGGGCCTTTGTGGACATCGGTGTACACCAAGACGGGCTGATCCACATTTCCGCCTTGTCCGACCGCTTCGTCAAAGATCCAAGAAGTGTTGTAAAGGTCGGCGATGTGGTGAAAGTGAAAGTCTTGGATGTGGACCTGCAACGTAAGCGTATCGCGTTGACACGGCGGATGGATGAAGAACCCGGCAAGACCCGTAACCAGCCCCGAACACCAGGACTGGATGAAACCCGGAAAACACCACGGGCACATCAGAAGGGCAAGGATAACACAACGAGTCAGAACACTGATAATGCGCTCGCCCATGCCCTAGCCAAAGCAGGGTGGAAGACAAAGCAGAACAAGAAGGAACCCCGGTCATGA
- the greB gene encoding transcription elongation factor GreB — protein MIRSANTPAPDGKTERNLITPHGLKALKEEYRHLWTIERPKTVEAVWRAAQNGDRSENGDYLYNKKRLREIDRRVRFLLKRIDCAEVIDPSRQTNRSQVFFGATVTFVNERDEEKTVTILGKDEANMATGSISWQSPVARALMKAGIGDTVTVRTPAGISTLEVLSIGYPRPDGSSEEV, from the coding sequence ATGATCCGGTCTGCCAACACACCCGCCCCAGACGGGAAAACGGAACGGAACCTGATCACCCCGCATGGTCTGAAGGCGTTGAAAGAAGAATACCGCCACCTGTGGACCATTGAGAGGCCGAAGACCGTAGAGGCCGTGTGGCGGGCTGCGCAAAATGGCGACCGATCAGAAAACGGTGACTATTTGTATAACAAAAAGCGCCTGCGTGAGATTGACCGGCGGGTCCGCTTCTTGTTGAAACGGATAGACTGCGCAGAGGTAATCGATCCATCACGGCAAACAAACCGGTCACAGGTTTTCTTTGGTGCCACAGTGACCTTTGTCAATGAACGCGATGAAGAAAAAACCGTCACCATTCTAGGCAAGGACGAGGCAAACATGGCCACAGGCTCAATCAGCTGGCAGTCCCCTGTTGCCCGGGCGTTGATGAAAGCTGGTATCGGAGACACCGTAACCGTTCGTACCCCAGCCGGCATCAGTACACTGGAAGTCCTGTCGATCGGTTATCCACGCCCGGACGGATCCTCTGAAGAGGTATGA
- a CDS encoding MerR family transcriptional regulator yields the protein MFSIGHLAKQSGCKVPTIRYYEQIGLMPVPNRTAGNQRVYGPAHLDRLSFIRHSRELGFTLDDIRELLRLSDHPEKPCHEVDHIAMRHLHRVRDRIARLRRLEQELEHMSEHPNGHTVRACRVIEVLSDHSHCLSPSHTSSEDPSGRG from the coding sequence CTGTTCAGCATTGGGCACCTGGCCAAGCAGAGTGGCTGCAAGGTGCCAACAATTCGGTATTATGAGCAGATCGGTCTGATGCCTGTTCCGAATCGTACGGCCGGTAATCAGCGTGTTTACGGGCCGGCGCATCTGGACCGTCTCAGCTTTATCAGGCACAGCCGTGAGCTTGGTTTTACCCTCGATGACATTCGCGAGCTTTTGCGTTTGTCTGATCATCCGGAAAAACCTTGCCATGAAGTGGATCATATCGCCATGCGCCACCTGCACCGTGTACGCGACCGCATTGCTAGGTTGCGGCGTCTGGAGCAAGAGCTGGAGCATATGTCCGAGCACCCGAATGGCCATACAGTCCGTGCTTGCCGTGTGATCGAGGTTCTTTCGGATCACAGTCACTGTCTGTCACCCAGTCATACCTCTTCAGAGGATCCGTCCGGGCGTGGATAA